The Tenrec ecaudatus isolate mTenEca1 chromosome 7, mTenEca1.hap1, whole genome shotgun sequence genome window below encodes:
- the GPR63 gene encoding putative G-protein coupled receptor 63 — translation MVLSAVWTASRTAAPNTTVVVCENAYLNVTAPPPLQHPGFGPVLRHSLESMAPTGLSWTANSTVGPSTPPVSKSLNLPLQIFLSAVMMFILVVSFLGNLVVCLMVYQKAAMRSAINILLASLAFADMLLAALNMPFALVSILATRWVFGKFFCRLSAMFFWLFVIEGVAILLIISIDRFLIIVQRQDKLSPHRAKVLIAVSWATSFCIAFPLAVGSPDLQIPPRAPQCIFGFTTNPGYQAYVILIALISFFIPFLVILYSFMGIFNTLRHNALRIHSYPEGICLSQASKLGLMSLQRPFQVSIDMGFKTRAFTTILILFAVFIVCWAPFTAYSLVATFNEHFYYKHTFFEISTWFLWLCYLKSALNPLIYYWRIKKFHDACLDMMPKSFKCLPRLPGHTRRRIRPSAVYVCEHRTVV, via the coding sequence ATGGTCCTCTCAGCAGTGTGGACTGCGTCCCGCACCGCGGCCCCCAACACCACAGTGGTGGTCTGTGAAAATGCCTACCTGAATGTGACGGCTCCTCCACCGTTGCAACACCCTGGCTTCGGGCCAGTGCTTAGACACAGTCTCGAATCCATGGCTCCCACTGGGCTCAGCTGGACGGCGAACAGCACTGTGGGACCCTCCACCCCACCAGTCTCTAAGAGCCTAAACTTGCCTCTCCAGATCTTTTTGTCCGCTGTCATGATGTTTATCCTGGTGGTGTCTTTTCTGGGGAACCTGGTGGTTTGCCTCATGGTTTACCAAAAAGCCGCCATGCGATCTGCAATTAACATCCTCCTTGCCAGCCTGGCTTTTGCAGACATGTTGCTTGCAGCACTGAACATGCCCTTCGCCCTGGTCTCTATTCTCGCCACCAGATGGGTTTTTGGGAAGTTCTTCTGTCGGTTGTCTGCTATGTTCTTCTGGCTGTTTGTGATCGAGGGCGTCGCCATCCTGCTCATCATTAGCATCGATCGCTTCCTTATTATAGTGCAGAGGCAGGATAAGCTCAGTCCGCACAGGGCGAAGGTTCTCATCGCTGTTTCTTGGGCCACTTCCTTTTGCATAGCTTTCCCTTTGGCTGTAGGAAGCCCTGACCTCCAGATACCCCCCCGAGCCCCCCAGTGCATATTTGGATTCACAACGAATCCTGGATACCAAGCTTATGTGATCTTGATTGCCCTCATTTCCTTCTTTATACCATTTCTGGTGATCCTGTATTCATTCATGGGCATATTCAACACCCTTCGGCACAACGCCCTGAGGATCCACAGCTATCCCGAGGGCATATGCCTCAGCCAGGCCAGCAAACTGGGTCTGATGAGTCTCCAGAGACCTTTCCAGGTGAGCATCGACATGGGCTTTAAAACACGTGCCTTCACCACCATCTTGATTCTCTTCGCTGTCTTCATCGTCTGCTGGGCACCGTTCACCGCGTACAGCCTGGTGGCCACGTTCAATGAGCACTTTTACTACAAGCACACCTTTTTTGAGATCAGCACCTGGTTTCTCTGGCTCTGCTACCTCAAGTCTGCCTTGAACCCGCTGATTTACTACTGGAGGATTAAGAAATTCCATGATGCCTGCCTGGACATGATGCCCAAGTCTTTCAAGTGTTTGCCTCGTCTGCCTGGTCACACACGGCGACGAATACGCCCCAGTGCCGTCTACGTGTGTGAGCACCGGACCGTGGTGTGA